A genomic segment from Gemmatimonas aurantiaca encodes:
- a CDS encoding DotU family type IV/VI secretion system protein — MTSPTTAAPGRLASALQEALTAVVRLRADRQPVPDAAAFRAQMVQLLARAEQEALQMGYSTQDARLAIFAIVAFLDESVLNTRIPALAEWARRPLQDELFGGHMGGEWFFQHIDQLLVRPDSVELAELLEVYQLCLLLGFRGKFGTVDNGQLHAITTKVAERLSRLRRVAGDLAPHWQPPADKVDARDPWLRPLAMGAIGAVIVLFVLWGTYAFTLRGGTDAVRALAPAPSSTTAATSPVAR; from the coding sequence GTGACCTCTCCAACGACCGCAGCACCCGGGCGGCTGGCCAGCGCGTTGCAGGAAGCGCTGACGGCGGTGGTGCGCCTGCGTGCCGATCGGCAGCCCGTGCCGGATGCCGCCGCCTTCCGCGCCCAGATGGTGCAACTGCTCGCGCGCGCCGAACAGGAGGCGCTGCAGATGGGCTACAGCACACAGGACGCCCGTCTGGCGATCTTCGCGATCGTGGCCTTCCTGGACGAATCGGTGCTCAACACGCGCATCCCGGCGCTCGCCGAATGGGCGCGCCGTCCCCTGCAGGACGAACTGTTCGGTGGCCACATGGGCGGCGAGTGGTTCTTCCAGCACATCGATCAACTGCTGGTGCGTCCGGACAGCGTCGAACTGGCCGAGTTGCTGGAGGTGTATCAGCTCTGCCTGTTGCTGGGATTCCGCGGCAAGTTCGGTACGGTCGACAATGGTCAGCTTCACGCGATCACCACGAAGGTGGCCGAGCGATTGAGTCGTCTGCGCCGGGTGGCGGGCGATCTCGCGCCGCACTGGCAACCACCGGCCGACAAGGTGGACGCCCGTGATCCGTGGCTGCGACCGCTGGCGATGGGTGCGATCGGTGCGGTGATCGTGCTGTTCGTGTTGTGGGGCACCTATGCGTTCACGCTGCGCGGCGGCACCGATGCGGTGCGTGCGCTGGCACCGGCTCCTTCGAGCACGACGGCCGCGACGTCTCCGGTCGCCCGCTGA
- the tssK gene encoding type VI secretion system baseplate subunit TssK: MRHLPPVLWTKGVLLTPQHLQAQDRHHEESLAFQVSALTFCPWGVSQIAFDQAALTGGTLVVNSVSGRFPDGLLFDAPLTGPTPPPKEITSAFAPDQRAVLVYLAVPEYRPGARNVARVGDAVLTRWHADEQLARDETTGLTERPIQVAPPTLRLLLEGESLEGYTAMPIARLLQGAAGDVSFDHTFVPPLLDLAASDMMTAMMRRLVERLSARSASLAGSRRQRNTDLADFSVADVGSFWLLYTVNTHLPALRHLHEVRRGHPSVLWEAMLALVGALSAFATTADARTLPSYDHLRLGECFAELERRLFELLDGAVVDAAVSLPLKPVRPTLHAVAVEQAAWLDAPQWFLAVSAPLRQQELIVKVMQGCKVGSADVVDTLIRQALPGIELAHVSAPPPAVPVKLDFQYFAIRKAGGAWDAIARARNLAVYVPAELVDARFELVIVLR, translated from the coding sequence ATGCGTCACTTGCCACCGGTTCTCTGGACGAAGGGCGTCCTGCTCACGCCCCAGCACCTGCAGGCGCAGGATCGCCACCATGAAGAGTCGCTCGCCTTTCAGGTGAGCGCCTTGACGTTCTGCCCCTGGGGTGTCTCGCAGATCGCCTTCGATCAGGCCGCGCTGACTGGTGGTACGCTGGTGGTGAACAGTGTCAGCGGTCGTTTCCCCGACGGACTGCTCTTCGATGCGCCGCTCACCGGTCCGACCCCGCCACCCAAGGAGATCACCTCGGCGTTCGCGCCCGATCAGCGCGCGGTGCTGGTGTATCTCGCGGTGCCGGAATACCGACCCGGCGCCCGCAACGTGGCCCGTGTAGGGGATGCCGTGCTCACACGGTGGCACGCCGACGAACAACTGGCTCGCGACGAGACCACCGGCCTGACGGAGCGCCCGATCCAGGTGGCGCCTCCGACGCTGCGGCTGCTGCTCGAAGGCGAGAGCCTCGAGGGATACACGGCCATGCCCATCGCGCGGCTGCTGCAGGGCGCCGCCGGTGACGTCAGCTTCGACCACACCTTCGTGCCGCCACTGCTCGATCTGGCGGCCAGCGACATGATGACGGCGATGATGCGTCGTCTGGTGGAGCGGTTGTCGGCCCGCAGCGCCTCACTGGCGGGGAGTCGTCGTCAGCGCAACACCGATCTGGCCGACTTCTCGGTGGCCGATGTCGGCAGCTTCTGGTTGCTGTATACCGTCAATACGCATCTGCCGGCGCTCCGCCATCTCCATGAGGTGCGCCGGGGACACCCGTCGGTGTTGTGGGAAGCGATGCTGGCCCTGGTGGGCGCGCTGTCCGCCTTTGCCACCACGGCGGATGCCCGCACGCTGCCCAGTTACGATCACCTGCGTCTGGGTGAGTGCTTCGCGGAACTGGAGCGGCGGCTGTTCGAACTGCTGGACGGGGCCGTGGTGGATGCGGCGGTGTCGTTGCCGCTCAAGCCGGTGCGTCCGACGTTGCACGCCGTGGCTGTGGAGCAGGCGGCGTGGCTGGATGCGCCGCAGTGGTTCCTGGCGGTGAGTGCGCCGCTCCGGCAGCAGGAGCTGATCGTGAAGGTGATGCAGGGGTGCAAGGTCGGATCGGCCGACGTGGTCGACACCCTCATTCGCCAGGCGCTGCCCGGGATCGAACTGGCCCATGTGTCGGCGCCGCCGCCGGCGGTGCCGGTGAAGCTCGACTTCCAGTATTTCGCGATCCGCAAGGCCGGTGGGGCGTGGGACGCGATCGCCCGCGCCCGGAATCTTGCCGTGTACGTCCCGGCGGAGCTGGTGGACGCGCGCTTCGAACTGGTGATCGTGCTGCGGTGA
- the tssB gene encoding type VI secretion system contractile sheath small subunit yields the protein MADSTQKKLERVRPPRIQISYEVETGGAIEMKELPFLMGVLGDFSGNPAEPLPRLKDRKFVEITPDNFDDTLASMKPRLQIAVENKLSDDENAPKLGVELNFRSMDDFNPENVAKQVKPLRELLELRTELSNLRANLQTNEKLDEVLQNTLGDSDKMAKLKSELGLES from the coding sequence ATGGCCGACAGTACCCAGAAGAAACTGGAGCGCGTTCGTCCCCCTCGGATTCAGATCTCGTACGAGGTCGAAACGGGTGGCGCCATTGAAATGAAGGAGCTCCCGTTCCTCATGGGCGTCCTCGGGGATTTCAGCGGGAATCCCGCCGAACCGCTCCCGCGTCTGAAAGACCGCAAGTTCGTCGAAATCACGCCGGATAACTTCGACGACACGCTCGCGAGCATGAAGCCGCGTCTGCAGATCGCCGTGGAAAACAAGCTCTCCGACGACGAGAACGCGCCCAAGCTCGGCGTGGAGCTGAACTTCCGCAGCATGGACGACTTCAACCCCGAGAACGTGGCGAAGCAGGTCAAGCCGCTGCGTGAGCTGCTCGAACTGCGCACCGAGCTTTCCAACCTCCGCGCGAATCTGCAGACGAACGAGAAGCTCGATGAAGTGCTGCAGAACACCCTTGGCGATTCGGACAAGATGGCCAAGCTGAAGTCCGAACTCGGTCTGGAGAGCTGA
- the tssK gene encoding type VI secretion system baseplate subunit TssK, translating into MHLTSPPSRRVVWEDGMHLTPQHFQAQRRYHEEQTARTLGLMMPFAFGLSAITVDEDGLRNGTFSLVQARGVLPDGTVFHLPDADDAPEPVAVAERFSPTRDAHVVYLALAPWRPDAANVQTSPLDGALRFRPREEVVSDESTGADPLTIRFAARNLRVLFDEEVTDDLVALPVARIRRDGRGQFLLDGDFIPPCVQIAASERLLTLAREIVALLEAKGSALVATLSQAPSGAAGGSAAYMGNELATRWLLHAVRSADAPLRHLLLTRRAHPERLYAELARLAGALCTFSMTSHPKDVPLYDHRAPTDTFNGLERLLRAHLDVVISARALIIPLQQSNDLLHVATITDPRCFEPGARWFLGARAELGQAELIDRMQRLTKTCASDFVARLVQSAFNGLATEHIPSPPSGLAPKPDLTYFELTVAGPCALRLQQTREIGVYVPDALPGTYIELAVLLPQ; encoded by the coding sequence GTGCATCTGACGTCGCCGCCGTCGCGCCGTGTGGTCTGGGAAGACGGGATGCATCTGACACCGCAACACTTCCAGGCGCAGCGCCGCTATCACGAAGAGCAGACGGCACGCACGCTGGGCCTCATGATGCCGTTTGCCTTCGGTCTCTCGGCCATCACGGTGGACGAAGACGGATTGCGCAACGGCACGTTTTCTCTGGTGCAGGCCCGGGGCGTGCTGCCCGACGGCACGGTGTTCCATCTGCCCGACGCCGATGACGCGCCCGAACCGGTGGCCGTGGCCGAACGGTTCTCCCCCACGCGTGATGCCCATGTGGTGTATCTCGCCCTTGCGCCGTGGCGTCCGGACGCTGCCAATGTACAGACTTCCCCGCTCGATGGCGCGCTGCGGTTCCGTCCGCGCGAGGAAGTGGTCAGCGACGAGTCCACCGGCGCCGATCCGCTGACCATCCGGTTTGCCGCGCGCAATCTGCGGGTGCTCTTCGACGAGGAAGTCACGGACGATCTGGTGGCGCTGCCCGTGGCACGCATCCGTCGCGACGGCCGTGGACAGTTCCTGCTCGACGGGGATTTCATCCCGCCCTGCGTGCAGATCGCCGCGAGCGAGCGGCTGCTCACGCTCGCGCGAGAGATCGTCGCGTTGCTGGAAGCCAAGGGCAGCGCCCTCGTCGCCACCCTGTCGCAGGCCCCGTCGGGTGCCGCCGGTGGCAGTGCGGCCTACATGGGCAATGAACTCGCCACCCGCTGGCTGCTGCACGCGGTGCGATCGGCCGATGCCCCGCTGCGTCATCTGCTGCTCACGCGGCGTGCGCACCCGGAACGGCTGTATGCGGAGCTGGCCCGTCTGGCTGGTGCACTCTGCACCTTTTCGATGACCAGTCACCCGAAGGACGTTCCGCTGTACGATCATCGCGCGCCGACGGATACCTTCAACGGTCTCGAGCGTCTGTTGCGGGCACATCTCGATGTCGTGATCTCCGCGCGTGCGCTGATCATCCCATTGCAGCAGAGCAACGACCTGCTGCACGTGGCCACGATCACCGACCCCCGGTGCTTCGAACCGGGGGCGCGGTGGTTTCTCGGCGCGCGCGCGGAACTGGGACAGGCGGAACTCATCGACCGCATGCAGCGGTTGACGAAAACCTGCGCCAGCGATTTTGTCGCCAGGCTGGTACAGAGCGCATTCAATGGTCTCGCCACGGAGCACATCCCGTCACCCCCATCGGGATTGGCGCCGAAGCCGGATCTGACGTATTTCGAACTCACGGTGGCCGGCCCGTGCGCGCTGCGGTTGCAGCAGACGCGGGAGATCGGCGTGTACGTGCCCGACGCACTGCCGGGCACCTATATCGAGTTGGCGGTGCTGTTGCCGCAGTAG